Proteins from a single region of Coraliomargarita parva:
- a CDS encoding LysR family transcriptional regulator has product MELRQLHYFYETAQLGSISAAAKRCAISQPSLSQQIMALEEDLGEQLMERRPRGIELTAAGELLLRHAKRLLSEEADMRKAFTARSELQTGRIRFGIIPTLAPYLLPSLLADFQHNFPSIEVEILEGRTTQLIEEIVSGNIEFAILSDVLDKDRHKYALQIKELFREPLMLAVPQTHNLANPAHIPQADQMAASELIHLKDGHCLRGQTLKVCGIKECNSKLQCDQLETAIAMVGAGLGLAIVPKLAVRQRKDRNVVYRNFPKPAPFRNIYLLKRKGTQLSKAARILTESITEREAQVG; this is encoded by the coding sequence ATGGAACTACGCCAACTGCACTATTTTTATGAAACCGCCCAACTGGGTTCCATCAGCGCGGCCGCCAAGCGCTGCGCCATCAGCCAGCCATCGCTGAGCCAGCAGATCATGGCCCTGGAAGAGGATCTCGGCGAACAACTCATGGAACGTCGGCCCCGGGGCATTGAGCTGACCGCTGCCGGCGAATTGCTGCTGCGCCACGCAAAACGTCTACTGTCGGAAGAAGCGGACATGCGAAAAGCCTTCACAGCCCGTAGCGAGCTCCAAACCGGACGCATCCGCTTCGGCATCATCCCCACCCTGGCACCCTATCTCCTGCCCAGCCTACTGGCAGACTTCCAACACAACTTTCCCAGCATTGAAGTCGAAATCCTTGAAGGAAGGACCACCCAGTTGATCGAGGAAATCGTCAGCGGTAACATCGAGTTCGCCATCCTAAGCGATGTATTGGACAAGGACCGCCACAAATACGCACTTCAGATCAAGGAACTGTTCAGGGAACCTCTCATGCTGGCCGTTCCACAAACCCATAATCTGGCGAACCCCGCACATATCCCGCAAGCCGACCAAATGGCGGCTTCGGAATTGATCCATCTGAAGGACGGACATTGCCTGCGCGGGCAAACCCTCAAGGTCTGCGGCATCAAGGAGTGCAATTCCAAGCTGCAATGCGACCAGTTGGAAACCGCCATCGCCATGGTCGGAGCCGGCCTCGGCCTCGCCATTGTACCCAAACTGGCAGTGCGCCAGCGAAAGGACAGGAACGTTGTCTACCGCAACTTCCCGAAACCGGCGCCCTTCCGTAACATCTATCTGCTCAAGCGCAAGGGTACCCAACTGTCGAAAGCGGCACGCATCCTTACGGAGTCCATCACCGAACGGGAGGCACAGGTCGGCTGA
- a CDS encoding catalase: MSDSKPIMTTTAGNPIADNQNSLSAGPRGPLLMQDYQLLEKLAHQNRERVPERTVHAKGSAAFGQLTITHDITRYSKAAIFSEIGKETECLLRFSTVAGEQGAADAERDVRGWALKFYTDEGNWDMVGNNTPVFFVRDPLKFPDFIHTQKRHPRTNLRSATAMWDFWSLSPESLHQVTILMSDRGIPKSYRHTNGYGSHTYSFINAEGERFWVKFHFKTRQGIETIRNEDAEALIGKDRESHQRDLYENIEAGNCPKWDFKIQVMPELDAEKYHINPFDLTKVWPHSDYPLIDVGVLELNRNPENYFAEVEQSAFSPSNIVPGIGFSPDKMLQARIFSYADAHRYRIGTWYEALPVNRPKSAVNHYHKDGQMHFMNPRSSDAYYEPNSMNGAVQDERYAEPPLKISGDADRYNHREGNDDYTQAGNLFRLMSDCQKQQLFGNIAAAMDGVPEPIVERQLAHFEKADPAYAAGVREALATVCEPVTAQ, translated from the coding sequence ATGAGCGATTCGAAACCAATTATGACGACCACGGCGGGGAATCCCATCGCCGATAATCAAAATTCACTTTCCGCTGGCCCGCGTGGTCCTCTCTTGATGCAGGACTATCAACTGCTGGAAAAGCTGGCGCACCAGAACCGTGAACGTGTGCCCGAGCGTACGGTGCATGCCAAGGGCTCTGCGGCCTTTGGTCAGTTGACGATCACGCACGATATTACCCGGTATTCAAAGGCCGCGATTTTCTCGGAGATCGGCAAGGAGACGGAGTGCCTGCTTCGTTTCTCCACGGTGGCGGGGGAACAGGGTGCAGCTGATGCGGAACGTGACGTTCGCGGCTGGGCGCTCAAGTTCTATACCGACGAAGGTAACTGGGACATGGTCGGCAACAACACGCCGGTCTTCTTCGTGCGTGATCCCCTGAAGTTTCCGGACTTTATCCACACACAAAAGCGTCACCCGCGGACCAACCTGCGCAGCGCCACGGCGATGTGGGACTTCTGGTCGCTGAGCCCGGAGAGCCTGCACCAGGTGACGATTCTGATGTCGGACCGTGGGATCCCGAAGAGCTACCGTCACACCAACGGCTATGGTTCGCACACCTACAGCTTTATCAACGCCGAGGGGGAGCGTTTCTGGGTGAAGTTCCACTTCAAGACCCGCCAGGGCATCGAGACCATCCGCAACGAGGACGCCGAAGCACTGATCGGCAAGGACCGCGAGTCCCACCAGCGCGACCTCTATGAAAACATCGAAGCCGGGAATTGTCCGAAGTGGGATTTTAAGATCCAGGTGATGCCCGAGCTGGATGCGGAAAAGTACCACATCAACCCCTTCGACTTGACCAAGGTATGGCCGCACTCGGACTATCCGCTGATTGACGTGGGGGTGCTGGAGCTAAACCGGAACCCCGAGAATTACTTCGCCGAGGTGGAACAGTCCGCCTTCTCGCCATCCAATATCGTTCCCGGGATCGGCTTCTCTCCGGACAAGATGTTGCAGGCACGTATTTTTTCCTATGCCGACGCGCACCGCTACCGGATCGGCACTTGGTATGAGGCGCTTCCGGTCAACCGTCCGAAGTCGGCGGTCAACCACTATCACAAGGACGGCCAGATGCACTTCATGAATCCGCGCAGCAGCGACGCCTACTACGAGCCGAATTCGATGAACGGCGCAGTCCAGGACGAGCGCTATGCGGAGCCGCCCCTGAAGATTTCGGGTGATGCCGATCGCTACAATCACCGGGAAGGTAATGACGATTACACGCAGGCCGGCAATTTGTTCCGTTTGATGAGCGACTGCCAGAAGCAGCAGCTCTTTGGCAATATCGCGGCCGCGATGGACGGTGTGCCGGAGCCTATCGTCGAGCGCCAGCTGGCGCACTTTGAGAAAGCAGACCCGGCTTATGCGGCCGGCGTACGGGAAGCTTTGGCTACCGTATGCGAGCCTGTAACGGCTCAATAG
- a CDS encoding ankyrin repeat domain-containing protein, giving the protein MDTLTPAEEKRYAELQQIGLEAARKGDVGMLHPMLTAGLPLNLKDGKGNSLLMLAAYHGHYDVVDLLLHCGARPDERNDRGQTPLAGVAFKGYLDVAERLIEGGADPVADLGGGRTPVMFAALFGQREMVSYLCEVGRMRGTSTPSRVFGLKPETLSRYTAWIRTKFFKRAVMAA; this is encoded by the coding sequence ATGGATACACTCACACCTGCCGAAGAAAAACGTTATGCCGAACTGCAGCAAATCGGGCTGGAAGCAGCCCGCAAGGGGGATGTCGGCATGTTGCATCCCATGTTGACCGCAGGCCTGCCTCTGAACCTGAAGGACGGCAAGGGGAACAGCCTGCTCATGCTGGCGGCCTATCACGGGCATTATGATGTTGTGGACCTGCTCTTGCATTGCGGCGCACGGCCGGATGAGCGGAATGACCGCGGGCAAACGCCGCTGGCAGGGGTCGCTTTCAAGGGCTACCTCGATGTGGCCGAGCGACTGATCGAAGGTGGTGCCGACCCGGTTGCCGACCTGGGCGGCGGACGCACGCCGGTCATGTTTGCGGCGCTTTTCGGGCAGCGGGAGATGGTGAGCTATCTCTGTGAAGTCGGCCGGATGCGTGGGACCTCCACGCCGTCCCGTGTGTTTGGACTCAAGCCTGAAACCTTGAGTCGTTATACGGCTTGGATTCGTACCAAGTTCTTCAAGCGCGCGGTCATGGCGGCCTAG
- a CDS encoding ClpP family protease, translating into MTKHWPTLVQTGLIAATAVFLAWYLKPTSSVNYLGSDDDLIYLLDTIAEAGITTPHEALDQELLKSRKILLTNSINASSTKHVVASLLLLNEQDPQAPIDFYVRTNGGYYDDAFAVVDTMRTIEAPVNTYALGGSHSSGTIIVASGTGTRAAYRNSLMMAHDNLSEEYGSYAMEDRENKRIRSFWAAYDKIPQDWFTTPGDSYHYLNAEEALSMGLIDAILPQP; encoded by the coding sequence ATGACTAAACACTGGCCTACACTCGTACAAACCGGCCTCATCGCCGCAACTGCCGTCTTTCTCGCATGGTACCTGAAGCCCACCTCCTCGGTCAACTACCTCGGGTCCGACGACGACCTGATCTACCTCCTCGACACCATCGCCGAAGCCGGCATCACCACGCCCCATGAAGCGCTGGACCAAGAGCTACTGAAGTCGCGCAAGATATTGCTTACAAATTCGATCAATGCCTCCAGCACCAAGCACGTGGTCGCTTCACTGCTCTTGCTCAACGAGCAGGATCCGCAGGCACCGATCGATTTCTATGTACGGACCAACGGCGGCTATTACGATGACGCTTTTGCCGTGGTCGACACCATGCGAACCATCGAGGCCCCGGTGAATACCTATGCGCTGGGCGGCAGCCACTCATCGGGGACCATCATCGTAGCCTCCGGCACCGGCACACGCGCGGCCTATCGCAACTCGCTGATGATGGCGCACGACAATCTAAGCGAGGAATATGGCAGCTATGCCATGGAGGACCGGGAGAACAAACGCATTCGCAGCTTCTGGGCAGCCTACGACAAGATTCCACAAGACTGGTTCACCACGCCGGGTGACAGTTATCACTACCTGAACGCGGAAGAGGCGTTGAGCATGGGACTCATTGATGCCATCCTGCCGCAGCCCTAG
- a CDS encoding DUF1294 domain-containing protein codes for MLKYFPVFLILPAIAGYRIAHSVNWRFLAGYLLAISLITYLLYALDKRRAKTGGWRTPEATLHLLEAMGGWIAAFLAQQQFRHKTSKRPFLRMYWLIVAVHQYLALELAFGWPILNTIQRLLSPA; via the coding sequence ATGCTGAAATACTTCCCGGTTTTCCTGATTTTGCCTGCCATCGCAGGCTATCGCATCGCACACTCGGTCAACTGGCGCTTTCTCGCCGGCTATCTGCTCGCGATCTCGCTCATCACCTACCTCTTGTATGCATTGGACAAGCGACGCGCAAAGACAGGGGGCTGGCGCACGCCGGAAGCGACCCTGCACCTTCTCGAAGCGATGGGCGGCTGGATCGCCGCATTTCTCGCACAGCAACAGTTCCGCCACAAAACCAGCAAGCGTCCTTTCCTCAGAATGTATTGGCTGATTGTCGCCGTCCACCAATACCTCGCCCTTGAGCTGGCCTTTGGCTGGCCGATTCTCAACACAATCCAACGTCTACTGTCCCCCGCGTAA
- a CDS encoding molecular chaperone DnaJ — MRKSEIFQTKVEAKPDNMLFRFSLGQALYEEGDTTAAIPHLQRCSDSRDDWMLPRILLGKALLQQGEAETAKPVLIKALELAVAQHHDEPAEELRDILEDLS, encoded by the coding sequence GTGAGAAAATCCGAGATCTTCCAAACCAAAGTCGAGGCTAAGCCGGACAATATGCTTTTTCGCTTCAGCCTCGGGCAAGCCCTCTACGAAGAAGGCGATACCACGGCAGCCATCCCTCACCTGCAACGCTGCAGCGACTCCCGCGACGACTGGATGCTGCCGCGGATTCTGCTGGGCAAGGCGCTCCTGCAGCAAGGAGAGGCGGAAACAGCCAAGCCGGTTCTCATAAAAGCCCTCGAACTCGCAGTTGCGCAACACCATGACGAACCGGCCGAGGAACTGCGCGACATTCTGGAGGACCTCTCCTAG
- a CDS encoding PP2C family protein-serine/threonine phosphatase — protein sequence MQIISHGQSDQGKVRHQNEDAFFIDRRHQVFAVADGLGGLPGGADASNRIVELLALTMSRVNSVEERVDLGELTIGIHQIIMKEGQEAHPFTGSGSTLTLGQIVGKQLLIAHVGDSAAYLLREGELEKLTIDHTLEQEWIKRMGEDERHRMPPEYPHTLTRCVGQEAELRVDQTRIGLKPGDRLLFCSDGLNKVLDEDELVEHLEVGEDPKPICQSLIDAANENHGPDNITLIVVLIGQD from the coding sequence ATGCAAATCATTAGCCACGGACAAAGCGACCAAGGCAAGGTACGTCATCAAAACGAGGACGCCTTCTTTATTGATCGCAGGCACCAGGTTTTCGCCGTGGCCGATGGCCTCGGCGGTCTGCCCGGCGGAGCGGATGCCAGTAACCGCATCGTCGAGCTTCTGGCCCTGACCATGAGCCGGGTGAATTCGGTCGAGGAACGCGTCGACCTGGGGGAACTGACCATCGGCATCCATCAGATCATCATGAAGGAGGGACAGGAAGCCCATCCTTTCACCGGCTCGGGCAGTACCCTCACGCTCGGGCAAATCGTCGGCAAACAACTCTTGATCGCACACGTGGGCGACTCTGCGGCCTACCTCCTGCGAGAGGGCGAGCTCGAAAAGCTGACGATCGACCACACCTTGGAACAGGAATGGATCAAACGCATGGGTGAGGACGAACGGCATCGAATGCCGCCGGAATACCCGCACACGCTAACACGCTGTGTCGGCCAGGAAGCCGAGTTGCGGGTCGACCAGACCCGTATCGGCCTGAAACCGGGGGACCGGCTACTGTTTTGCTCGGACGGGCTCAACAAGGTCCTGGACGAAGACGAGCTGGTCGAACACCTGGAAGTCGGCGAGGACCCGAAGCCGATCTGCCAATCGCTGATCGATGCGGCCAATGAGAATCATGGCCCGGATAATATCACACTCATTGTGGTTTTGATTGGCCAGGACTAA
- a CDS encoding ATP-dependent DNA helicase produces MIGLIEQTGSPRNAGYLVALVETIFKEGGQLQTVLGLSHRPQQAAMALSVASALENDRPLLFEAGTGVGKSLAYLIPGLIHAMETERPFIVSSHTISLQEQIRNKDLKLCEQLFQKGPGLQRYAHFKTALMVGRGNYCCTTRLQNALKDAQSSQTEIFPGDEKKDLLRLAKWSATSGEGTLQELSPAPLPDVWDAVNADSSTCSRKNCDSSVCFYQRARKQLMSANCVIVNHSLLFSLINAGMPPEGNTRGVLLADDFVVLDEAHRIPAIATDHFGVHVSSYAVDRALKRLFNPRKGGILRKHGSNWDQMAVDQALAASGEFFSYLCDTFLQKKPILRIYEGGFCENILSGPLKEVAERLGEIIQKNDNETVQDELRDHRRRILGYRDAISGFVNYAESDHVQWIERGGKKGQIVTLRSAPLDVAPYLREAIFSRGTSAVLTSATLSDGQRLDSFQKKVGGEAADTEIEYSPFNYKENCRIYLATDAPLPEPGQGRLDLDYLANMICWSSRRVEGGSLVLFTSHFDLRQVRERCEAFFRKLGRPLFCQGHGQARSELTRQFAEAGNGVLFGTDSFWTGVDVPGPALSQVIITRLPFENPSHPVSEARAEYVRERGGNPFADIAVPDALVKFRQGIGRLIRRHEDQGNIVILDSRLLTKPYGGRFLEALPIRDYCRFNRHNRESVFS; encoded by the coding sequence ATGATCGGACTCATCGAACAGACAGGAAGTCCCCGCAACGCGGGTTATCTCGTCGCGCTCGTAGAGACCATTTTCAAGGAAGGCGGGCAGCTCCAGACCGTACTGGGCCTGAGTCATCGCCCCCAGCAGGCCGCGATGGCGCTCTCGGTGGCCAGCGCCCTGGAAAACGACCGCCCCCTTCTGTTTGAAGCGGGCACGGGAGTCGGCAAAAGCCTGGCTTACCTGATTCCCGGCCTGATTCACGCCATGGAAACGGAGCGGCCCTTTATCGTTTCCAGCCATACCATCAGCCTGCAGGAGCAAATCCGGAACAAGGACCTCAAGCTCTGCGAACAGCTGTTCCAGAAGGGGCCAGGCCTTCAGCGCTATGCTCATTTCAAGACCGCATTGATGGTCGGACGCGGCAACTACTGCTGCACCACCCGTCTACAGAACGCACTGAAGGACGCGCAGTCCTCACAGACCGAGATATTTCCGGGCGATGAAAAAAAGGACCTGCTGCGCCTCGCCAAATGGTCGGCAACCAGCGGGGAAGGCACCCTACAGGAACTCTCCCCCGCCCCGTTGCCCGATGTGTGGGATGCGGTCAACGCCGACAGTTCCACCTGCTCCCGCAAGAACTGCGACTCCTCGGTCTGCTTCTACCAGCGAGCGCGCAAGCAGCTGATGTCGGCCAACTGCGTCATCGTCAACCACAGCCTGCTCTTCTCCCTGATCAACGCCGGCATGCCCCCGGAAGGCAATACCCGCGGCGTACTGCTGGCCGACGACTTTGTGGTACTCGACGAGGCCCACCGTATCCCCGCCATCGCGACCGATCACTTCGGGGTCCATGTCAGCTCCTATGCGGTCGACCGGGCCCTGAAACGACTATTCAACCCGCGCAAGGGCGGCATCCTCCGTAAGCACGGCAGCAACTGGGACCAGATGGCGGTCGACCAGGCCCTGGCTGCCAGCGGCGAATTCTTCAGCTACCTGTGCGATACCTTCCTCCAAAAGAAACCGATCCTTCGAATCTATGAAGGCGGCTTCTGTGAAAACATTCTCTCCGGCCCGCTCAAGGAGGTCGCGGAACGCCTCGGCGAAATCATCCAGAAGAACGACAACGAAACCGTGCAGGACGAACTGCGCGACCACCGCCGGCGTATCCTTGGGTACCGGGACGCGATCAGCGGATTCGTCAACTACGCCGAGTCCGATCATGTGCAGTGGATCGAACGTGGCGGAAAAAAAGGACAGATCGTCACCCTGCGTAGCGCACCGCTTGATGTCGCCCCCTACCTGCGAGAAGCCATTTTCAGCCGGGGCACTTCGGCCGTCCTGACCAGCGCCACGCTTTCCGACGGCCAGCGATTGGACAGTTTCCAGAAAAAGGTCGGCGGTGAAGCCGCCGATACAGAGATCGAGTATTCACCTTTCAATTACAAGGAGAACTGCCGCATCTACCTGGCCACGGACGCACCGCTGCCGGAACCCGGCCAGGGACGACTCGACCTCGACTACCTGGCCAATATGATCTGCTGGAGCAGCCGGCGCGTGGAAGGCGGCAGCCTCGTACTCTTCACCAGCCACTTCGACCTGCGTCAGGTACGCGAACGCTGCGAAGCCTTCTTCAGGAAACTGGGCCGTCCGCTCTTCTGCCAGGGGCACGGGCAGGCCCGCAGCGAGCTCACCCGCCAGTTTGCCGAGGCGGGCAACGGCGTCCTCTTCGGTACCGACAGTTTCTGGACCGGCGTCGATGTTCCCGGCCCCGCCCTCTCGCAAGTTATCATCACCCGCCTCCCCTTCGAAAACCCGAGCCACCCGGTGAGCGAAGCCCGGGCCGAATATGTGCGCGAACGCGGCGGCAACCCCTTTGCCGACATCGCCGTGCCTGACGCACTGGTCAAGTTCCGGCAGGGAATCGGACGTCTGATCCGCCGTCATGAAGATCAGGGAAATATTGTTATTTTGGACTCCCGTTTGCTAACGAAACCTTATGGTGGACGTTTTCTCGAGGCCCTGCCGATCCGCGACTATTGTCGTTTCAACCGGCATAATCGCGAAAGTGTTTTCAGCTAG
- a CDS encoding RNA polymerase sigma factor: MKFPKSTVDADEIDNQRALVELFHALESPLLGFAYQMVKEEQMAQDIVQEAFVRLQVRIAEVEQPKAWLYTTVRRLAIDHLRKLSKVVPFETGNPETTAQDPVDPGMAPNDQADLHERTGLMRVCLERMKPQERMLVELKFIENLSYKEISDRMCMTVGHVGYALHHALKSLEVELNKEGVAG, from the coding sequence GTGAAATTCCCCAAATCGACAGTCGATGCTGATGAAATAGACAACCAGCGTGCGCTGGTGGAACTTTTCCATGCCCTGGAATCACCGTTATTGGGATTCGCGTATCAGATGGTTAAAGAGGAACAGATGGCTCAGGATATCGTTCAGGAAGCCTTCGTCCGCTTGCAGGTCCGCATCGCGGAAGTGGAGCAACCCAAGGCCTGGCTCTATACCACGGTACGCCGCCTGGCCATCGACCACTTGCGCAAGCTCAGCAAGGTCGTGCCTTTTGAAACGGGAAACCCGGAAACGACCGCGCAGGACCCGGTCGATCCGGGGATGGCACCCAATGACCAAGCCGATCTTCATGAGCGGACCGGTTTGATGCGTGTCTGTTTGGAGCGAATGAAACCGCAGGAGCGGATGCTTGTGGAGCTTAAGTTCATCGAAAACCTGAGCTACAAGGAAATTTCCGATCGGATGTGCATGACGGTTGGACATGTCGGCTACGCCCTGCATCACGCGCTGAAGTCACTCGAAGTCGAACTCAACAAGGAAGGGGTCGCGGGATGA
- a CDS encoding YfbK domain-containing protein, which yields MSHFEDHSLREELEVRVIALLTGELDEAEADELEKILAIDATLSAFRDRMAALMGELHQAREEIAAPADAPPRRLSAERRAKLFEGIEPEALAPRKEKREVSWKWRLFEIAAVICVLFVLAGILMPSVGAVKKQSSEAKARSEARQSELMRQSVEFEAPVAEESDSMGERDLRPQFSPSEKPGQIRRELASIDSKLEELQSVPWDHVPQEYTELSKKKKTLEKGLELRGNLQLANGSLLGPDVGGSVQNIDQLELSWSGLEGRTSSSDSAHASGMYVAGQSQAFGTAAGADALYATKDEAQADGYAMAGPVDPFAAPPAPSPKRQPRVISITAGTPQDFVVRDESGDLAYEGSYEDRAPVDAFAPATSSRAIGLQRTENLGKEESELAFASVSQSWERPKVIQMPDTDAAYDRVMDSPVAESYSLSTQTQRIVIPKVQFNGMPLSRVLETLSELSVEYDPSHEGVRIDYKPVDGKDPLVNIALRNLNLDRILKFVTSQVDYEYLEEASGIRVQAKGNSEAERIASARSRLVRQTPKTERLTRDEPASTFALNISDVSFRLAQAALESGRVPDAAFIRTEEFVNSLDYRDPAPRPDEPVSLHWEIAQHPYAHDRQIIRFSLQTQSAGRAPSQPLNLSLLIDNSGSMQRPDRQAILEKGLQSLNAKLTDQDRLSVVLFARQPKLIAEAGTRESQQAAVNEALAYRPEGGTNLEAGLEAAYASAQRNYNPTASNRVILMTDGAANLGNVDSGELAGLVVAQRKQGIALDAYGIGWDDYNDALLEEITRNGDGRYAFLNSVDDAARDFSEKLAGTLRVAAADVKVQVVWNPERVTRYRQIGYDLHQLREEDFRDNTVDAAEVGEAESGTALYVVQIKDEPGIVGGLGTLYVRYRDPASGEYREYKWQLPYPREVPSMDVAPPSIRLAAASALFAERLANNPYGRGYGYDDLYKLTAGLPEAFPSQRRVVDLQNMILRAQTIYGENN from the coding sequence ATGAGCCATTTTGAAGATCATAGCTTGCGGGAGGAACTGGAAGTCCGGGTAATCGCCCTGCTGACCGGTGAACTCGATGAAGCGGAAGCGGACGAGTTGGAAAAGATTCTCGCAATCGATGCGACGCTCTCGGCGTTTCGTGACCGCATGGCTGCACTCATGGGGGAGCTGCATCAGGCGCGGGAGGAAATTGCCGCTCCGGCGGATGCACCCCCGCGACGTTTGAGCGCAGAGCGCCGGGCCAAGCTTTTCGAGGGGATCGAACCGGAAGCCTTGGCTCCCCGAAAGGAAAAGCGCGAGGTTTCGTGGAAGTGGCGTCTGTTCGAAATCGCGGCGGTGATCTGTGTCCTCTTTGTGCTGGCGGGGATTCTGATGCCTTCGGTCGGGGCGGTTAAAAAGCAGTCCAGTGAGGCAAAGGCACGGTCCGAGGCCCGCCAGAGTGAGTTGATGCGTCAGTCTGTGGAATTCGAAGCCCCAGTGGCTGAAGAATCAGATAGCATGGGGGAACGTGACCTTCGCCCGCAGTTCTCACCATCCGAGAAACCGGGGCAGATCCGGAGGGAGCTTGCTTCGATCGATTCGAAGCTTGAGGAACTTCAGTCAGTTCCGTGGGATCATGTTCCGCAGGAATATACTGAGCTGTCGAAGAAGAAGAAAACCTTGGAGAAAGGGCTGGAGTTACGGGGAAATCTGCAGCTTGCGAATGGTTCTCTCCTTGGCCCAGACGTGGGTGGATCTGTCCAAAACATCGACCAGTTGGAGTTGTCATGGTCCGGTTTGGAAGGAAGAACCTCTAGTTCTGACTCGGCACATGCATCCGGCATGTATGTGGCAGGGCAAAGCCAGGCGTTTGGCACTGCGGCCGGAGCGGATGCTCTGTATGCCACGAAAGATGAAGCGCAGGCCGATGGTTATGCCATGGCAGGTCCGGTTGATCCCTTTGCTGCGCCGCCTGCGCCGTCCCCGAAGCGGCAACCGCGGGTGATCTCGATCACGGCCGGGACCCCTCAGGATTTCGTTGTTAGAGACGAATCCGGTGATCTTGCCTACGAAGGCAGTTATGAGGACCGTGCCCCAGTCGACGCGTTCGCTCCGGCGACGTCTTCGCGAGCCATCGGCTTGCAGCGTACGGAGAACTTGGGGAAAGAGGAAAGCGAACTGGCTTTCGCCTCGGTTTCCCAGTCGTGGGAGCGCCCTAAAGTCATCCAAATGCCCGATACGGATGCCGCTTATGACCGGGTCATGGACAGTCCGGTGGCGGAGTCTTATAGCCTGAGTACTCAAACGCAGCGCATTGTGATCCCGAAGGTTCAGTTCAACGGCATGCCCTTGAGCCGGGTGCTCGAAACACTCAGCGAGCTTTCGGTTGAATATGACCCGAGTCACGAGGGTGTGCGGATCGATTATAAGCCGGTGGATGGAAAGGACCCACTTGTAAATATTGCCCTTCGAAATCTGAACCTGGACCGGATTCTTAAATTTGTGACCTCGCAGGTGGATTACGAATACCTCGAAGAGGCCTCCGGTATCCGTGTACAAGCCAAGGGGAACTCCGAGGCGGAACGCATTGCATCGGCCCGCAGCAGGCTCGTGAGGCAAACTCCCAAGACTGAAAGGCTTACCCGGGATGAACCGGCATCCACTTTCGCTTTGAACATCAGCGACGTTTCATTCCGCCTGGCCCAGGCTGCGCTTGAATCCGGACGAGTCCCCGATGCCGCTTTCATCCGCACGGAGGAATTCGTCAACAGCCTCGACTACCGCGATCCGGCGCCCCGGCCGGACGAGCCGGTTAGCCTGCACTGGGAGATTGCGCAGCATCCTTATGCGCATGACCGGCAGATTATCCGCTTTTCACTGCAGACACAGTCGGCAGGTCGGGCTCCGAGCCAGCCGCTGAATCTCTCGCTCTTGATTGATAACTCCGGTTCGATGCAGCGTCCGGATCGTCAGGCCATCCTCGAGAAGGGCCTGCAGTCATTGAATGCCAAACTCACGGATCAGGACCGTCTCAGTGTCGTGCTCTTTGCGCGTCAACCGAAGTTGATTGCCGAAGCCGGAACCCGCGAGTCGCAGCAGGCGGCGGTTAACGAAGCCCTGGCTTATCGGCCCGAGGGCGGCACCAATCTCGAGGCCGGCCTCGAAGCCGCCTATGCCAGCGCACAGCGCAACTACAATCCGACGGCGAGCAACCGTGTCATCCTGATGACCGACGGGGCAGCCAATTTGGGGAATGTTGATTCCGGCGAACTGGCGGGCCTGGTGGTTGCGCAGCGAAAGCAGGGGATTGCGCTGGATGCCTATGGTATCGGATGGGATGACTACAACGACGCCTTGCTCGAAGAGATTACCCGTAACGGCGACGGTCGCTATGCCTTCCTGAACTCGGTCGACGATGCGGCTAGGGATTTTTCCGAGAAACTGGCCGGGACGCTCCGTGTCGCGGCTGCTGATGTCAAGGTGCAGGTTGTCTGGAATCCGGAACGTGTCACGCGGTATCGGCAGATCGGATACGATTTGCATCAGCTTCGGGAGGAGGATTTCCGGGATAATACGGTGGATGCCGCCGAGGTCGGCGAGGCCGAGTCCGGGACTGCGCTATATGTAGTCCAGATTAAGGATGAACCTGGGATTGTCGGCGGGCTCGGCACACTCTACGTGCGTTACCGTGATCCCGCGTCCGGTGAATACCGCGAGTACAAGTGGCAGCTGCCTTATCCGCGTGAAGTACCTTCGATGGATGTGGCTCCGCCGTCCATCCGTCTGGCCGCGGCCAGTGCGCTCTTCGCCGAGCGTTTAGCGAACAATCCGTACGGTCGTGGATATGGCTATGACGACCTCTATAAGCTCACCGCGGGCTTGCCGGAGGCTTTTCCTTCCCAGCGGCGGGTGGTGGATCTGCAGAATATGATCCTTCGTGCCCAGACCATCTACGGTGAAAACAATTAA